A single genomic interval of Koleobacter methoxysyntrophicus harbors:
- the cmr4 gene encoding type III-B CRISPR module RAMP protein Cmr4 — MYKIAKPFFIWVQTPLHAGSGNDLGIIDLPIQREKHTSYPKIEASGLKGSIRESFEEQKGKELDGFGKIDQESIDLVFGPENARSDGHAGALGFSDARLLLFPVKSMKGVFVWVTCPQVLKRFERDLKICAPDGSMLTRFFAKKDDNKSYANIPDELTVSNLSEIEVKDRKIVLEEYAFPVTETRSTMEFANKLSAELGIEEIKRKVVVLPNETFRDFVQLSTEVITRTKIDSESGTVKDGSLFTEEYLPSESILYSLALVSPLFVENEAKKGKFKAESTEGEIQKIKDFFVNGLPEVMQIGGNATLGKGIVMMKVVSG; from the coding sequence GTGTATAAGATTGCAAAACCCTTTTTTATCTGGGTCCAGACGCCCCTGCATGCAGGGAGCGGAAATGATCTGGGTATTATAGACCTACCCATCCAGAGGGAGAAACATACTTCCTATCCCAAGATAGAGGCTTCGGGGCTTAAAGGGAGCATCAGGGAATCCTTTGAAGAGCAGAAAGGAAAAGAGTTGGACGGTTTTGGGAAAATTGACCAGGAATCAATAGACCTAGTTTTCGGACCGGAAAATGCCAGGAGTGATGGCCATGCCGGTGCTTTAGGGTTTTCAGATGCCAGACTTCTGCTGTTCCCGGTTAAATCAATGAAGGGAGTTTTTGTATGGGTTACATGCCCTCAGGTCTTAAAGAGGTTTGAACGGGATTTAAAGATATGTGCTCCTGACGGCAGCATGTTGACGAGGTTTTTTGCTAAAAAAGATGATAACAAATCCTATGCCAATATACCCGATGAGCTTACCGTTTCAAACCTATCTGAAATAGAAGTTAAGGACCGCAAAATAGTCCTTGAAGAATATGCTTTTCCTGTAACAGAAACACGATCTACAATGGAATTCGCAAATAAGCTTTCCGCTGAACTGGGTATAGAGGAAATTAAAAGGAAAGTGGTAGTCCTGCCCAATGAAACCTTCAGGGATTTTGTTCAGCTGTCAACCGAGGTCATAACCCGGACGAAAATAGACAGTGAAAGCGGAACAGTAAAGGATGGGAGTTTGTTTACAGAAGAATACCTGCCTTCGGAGAGTATTTTATATTCCCTTGCTTTGGTTTCACCCCTGTTTGTTGAAAATGAAGCTAAGAAGGGAAAATTTAAGGCCGAGAGTACCGAAGGGGAAATTCAGAAGATAAAGGATTTTTTCGTCAATGGCCTGCCTGAAGTCATGCAGATTGGAGGCAATGCAACCCTTGGGAAGGGGATAGTCATGATGAAGGTGGTGAGCGGGTAA
- a CDS encoding branched-chain amino acid ABC transporter permease, with amino-acid sequence MYEIVVSINIGIFILLSLSLNIITGYTGQPSLGHAAFFGIGAYTAAVATGKMGMSFWMALPAAFVITGLVGTLLGLASLRVKEDFLAITTIGINFVMVAIFHYTPYLGASFGMPVNKPLLAGKEMSNYHFLALVIILIVLVCLLSRRIERSWIGLALGGIRNNEEAAASVGIDVNRFKIIAFTIGTAIAGLTGAVYAHYMTFIYSSDFAFLTSITILSMLVVGGMGTIRGAIAGAVILGLAPELFRFISDYRMLVYGSILVLMMRFQPQGLLGNDSFVWTGIKRLRRLRAAGDSVMERGTGHGKG; translated from the coding sequence ATGTATGAAATCGTTGTCAGCATTAATATAGGTATTTTTATACTGCTTTCCCTGAGCCTCAATATAATTACCGGTTATACCGGTCAGCCTTCCCTGGGGCATGCAGCGTTTTTCGGCATCGGGGCTTATACCGCGGCTGTGGCAACGGGGAAAATGGGCATGAGCTTCTGGATGGCCCTTCCGGCGGCCTTTGTCATCACAGGCCTTGTTGGAACCCTTTTGGGTCTTGCCAGCCTCAGGGTAAAGGAGGATTTCCTCGCCATAACCACCATAGGGATTAATTTCGTAATGGTTGCCATATTCCATTATACGCCTTATCTCGGAGCTTCCTTCGGCATGCCTGTAAATAAACCCCTTCTGGCAGGTAAAGAGATGAGCAACTACCATTTCCTAGCCCTTGTAATAATACTGATAGTACTTGTATGCTTGCTTTCCAGACGCATTGAAAGGTCGTGGATAGGGCTCGCTCTGGGCGGTATAAGGAATAACGAAGAGGCCGCAGCTTCTGTAGGAATCGACGTAAACCGGTTTAAGATAATAGCCTTTACTATAGGAACCGCTATAGCAGGTTTAACAGGGGCTGTATATGCTCATTATATGACCTTTATATATTCAAGCGATTTTGCCTTCCTTACCTCTATTACCATACTTTCCATGCTGGTGGTAGGGGGAATGGGTACCATAAGGGGTGCGATTGCCGGGGCAGTTATACTGGGTCTGGCACCCGAACTCTTCCGTTTTATTTCCGATTACAGGATGCTGGTTTACGGGAGCATTCTGGTTTTGATGATGAGGTTTCAGCCCCAGGGTCTGCTGGGAAATGACAGCTTTGTATGGACCGGAATAAAACGGCTTAGGAGATTGAGGGCAGCCGGCGATAGTGTCATGGAAAGGGGTACGGGTCATGGAAAAGGATAA
- the cmr5 gene encoding type III-B CRISPR module-associated protein Cmr5: protein MGNGVIHEIERKRAEFAYKCVDRVLKEHKNIKEKYKTYVKKIPMLIKNNGLGATFAFVKAKISEKEGEAGYAYKLIYEQTGNWLKEDYKQLIDLRGDEDLVIQIISLDSNTYRAVTAEVISFFTWLSRFAEGMIKGDDSNGG from the coding sequence ATGGGGAACGGAGTTATACATGAGATTGAAAGGAAAAGGGCGGAGTTTGCCTATAAATGTGTTGATAGGGTCTTAAAAGAGCATAAAAATATTAAAGAAAAGTATAAGACGTATGTCAAAAAAATCCCCATGCTTATCAAAAACAACGGGCTTGGAGCTACATTTGCCTTCGTCAAGGCCAAGATTAGTGAAAAAGAAGGTGAAGCAGGTTATGCGTATAAGCTGATTTATGAACAAACAGGAAACTGGCTGAAAGAGGATTATAAGCAGCTGATCGATTTAAGAGGGGATGAAGACCTGGTAATACAAATAATATCCCTCGATTCGAATACTTATAGGGCAGTAACAGCAGAAGTAATTTCCTTTTTCACGTGGCTGTCCCGTTTTGCCGAGGGCATGATTAAAGGAGATGACTCAAATGGGGGATAA
- a CDS encoding NAD/NADP-dependent octopine/nopaline dehydrogenase family protein, whose product MKKKPTFAVLGAGNGGVATAADLTVRGFDVNLWEHPDFKENIRPLQEIGGINLEILPSTPLKEGFARVKLITTDIQKALEDADVVMVIVPSFAHGAFAEFCAPHLKDGQVVVINPGNFGGAVQFYNTFKQKSSAKGVIFAEAECMIYACRKKDPTTIWIRGYKKGLRIAALPAKYNEKVMELIQQVYPDVLPGENIIETGLSNPNPIIHTPIMTLNAGLIDRTKGDFLFYKEGMTPVIAKVVEAIDSERMAVGDVFRTKMRSMYEQDKEWYGYQGAVGKNIYETTVNNSIYQWSKAPDSFQHRYLTEDIPYGLAAIEDLGKKAGVPTPITTSMINIAQVLVGRDLREERRSLEKLGLAQKSVDEIIRFVNEGE is encoded by the coding sequence ATGAAGAAGAAACCGACTTTTGCCGTGCTGGGAGCAGGGAACGGAGGGGTGGCTACTGCTGCCGACCTTACGGTCCGCGGGTTTGATGTAAACCTGTGGGAACACCCTGATTTTAAGGAAAACATCCGGCCCCTTCAGGAAATAGGAGGGATAAATCTTGAGATTTTGCCCAGTACCCCCTTAAAGGAGGGTTTTGCCAGGGTTAAATTGATAACTACCGATATTCAAAAAGCCCTTGAAGATGCCGATGTGGTAATGGTAATTGTTCCTTCCTTTGCCCACGGGGCTTTTGCCGAATTCTGCGCTCCTCATTTAAAAGACGGCCAGGTGGTCGTAATAAACCCCGGTAATTTTGGCGGAGCCGTACAGTTTTATAATACGTTTAAACAGAAGAGCAGTGCAAAGGGTGTTATCTTTGCTGAAGCCGAGTGCATGATTTATGCATGCCGCAAAAAAGACCCGACGACCATATGGATAAGGGGATATAAAAAGGGCCTCCGCATAGCGGCACTGCCCGCAAAGTACAATGAAAAGGTTATGGAGCTGATTCAGCAAGTTTACCCCGATGTGCTACCCGGGGAAAATATAATTGAAACGGGGCTGAGTAACCCCAATCCAATAATCCATACCCCCATCATGACCCTTAATGCAGGTCTGATCGACAGAACAAAAGGGGACTTCTTGTTCTATAAGGAAGGGATGACCCCTGTCATAGCCAAGGTCGTAGAGGCCATTGATTCTGAGAGGATGGCGGTAGGCGATGTCTTCAGGACAAAAATGCGCTCGATGTACGAACAGGATAAGGAGTGGTACGGCTATCAGGGAGCCGTCGGGAAAAACATTTACGAGACTACCGTAAACAACAGCATTTACCAGTGGAGCAAGGCCCCCGATTCCTTCCAGCATAGGTATCTGACGGAAGACATCCCTTACGGTCTGGCTGCCATTGAGGACCTGGGTAAAAAAGCGGGGGTGCCTACCCCGATAACGACTTCAATGATTAATATAGCACAGGTCCTGGTAGGGAGGGATTTAAGGGAAGAACGGCGTTCCCTTGAAAAGCTGGGTCTGGCCCAAAAAAGCGTAGATGAGATAATAAGATTTGTAAATGAAGGGGAGTAA
- a CDS encoding branched-chain amino acid ABC transporter permease — MLLQQIINGIVIGSVYALTAMGATLVYGILRILDIANAGAYAIGAYSGLFLYQTTGNLALSFLGATLLTGFFGTVVQKFLYLPLLEKPPLIPLIASIGLFIFIQDLLRLIAGPQIREFNARIPFESIRTADLTINSVWILIILLTTLLLLFLWYVLNKTKIGLAWRATAQDLEISTSMGVNVKKVVAFNFLLGYGFAAAAGVMIGLLYNSVFPTMGDVPAYKMLAIIVLGGLGNPLGTVVASLLIGLVETLVAGYIGFFLPRDAIAFVALIAILLIKPRGLMSKKA; from the coding sequence ATGTTACTGCAGCAGATTATAAACGGGATAGTAATAGGAAGCGTTTACGCCCTTACTGCCATGGGTGCTACCCTGGTGTACGGAATACTGAGAATCCTGGATATAGCCAATGCCGGTGCTTATGCCATCGGGGCTTATTCAGGATTGTTTCTGTATCAAACTACGGGAAACCTGGCTCTGTCCTTTTTGGGGGCTACCCTCCTGACGGGTTTTTTCGGTACGGTCGTTCAGAAGTTTTTGTATCTGCCATTGCTGGAAAAACCGCCTTTAATTCCGTTGATAGCCAGTATAGGCTTATTCATATTTATCCAGGACCTGCTGCGCCTTATTGCCGGTCCCCAGATAAGGGAATTCAATGCCCGGATACCCTTTGAAAGCATAAGAACCGCCGACCTTACTATTAACAGTGTCTGGATCCTTATAATCCTTTTAACGACTCTGCTGCTTCTATTCCTGTGGTACGTGCTGAATAAAACAAAAATAGGTCTTGCCTGGCGGGCAACAGCCCAGGATCTGGAGATATCCACTTCTATGGGCGTTAATGTGAAAAAGGTAGTGGCCTTTAATTTCCTGCTGGGGTACGGTTTTGCTGCAGCAGCGGGGGTAATGATAGGTCTTCTTTACAATTCGGTTTTTCCCACCATGGGTGATGTGCCGGCATATAAGATGCTGGCTATAATAGTGCTGGGAGGATTGGGAAACCCTTTGGGGACCGTTGTGGCAAGTCTTTTAATAGGACTGGTGGAAACCCTGGTAGCGGGATATATCGGTTTTTTCCTGCCTAGGGATGCCATAGCCTTTGTGGCCTTAATAGCAATACTCCTGATTAAACCCAGGGGTTTGATGAGCAAAAAAGCCTAA
- a CDS encoding ABC transporter ATP-binding protein, with protein MEKDNGILEVRNLKKYFGGLKALDGVSFKLFEGETLGIIGPNGAGKTTLFNTICGVYPPTGGSILLRGKEIHGLKSHQIARMGIARTFQIVHPFRDLTVLDNVVMALGKNNYTGFINIFKISHTGENVEKARQLLKRVGILDYQYEKAENLSLGYKRRLEIARALALDPVILMLDEPCAGLSYDATREFMEMIYRLKEQGATIVIVEHNMQVAMGVSDRIVVLNYGEKIAEGPPERIKQDPYVIEAYLGKDDESA; from the coding sequence ATGGAAAAGGATAACGGGATACTGGAAGTAAGGAACCTTAAAAAATATTTCGGAGGGTTAAAGGCCCTAGATGGTGTAAGCTTCAAACTGTTCGAAGGAGAAACCTTAGGTATAATAGGCCCCAATGGTGCCGGAAAGACCACATTATTTAATACAATATGTGGGGTTTACCCGCCTACCGGAGGCAGCATTCTGTTGAGAGGGAAGGAGATCCACGGGCTAAAATCCCACCAGATCGCCAGAATGGGCATAGCCCGAACCTTTCAAATAGTTCACCCATTTAGGGATTTGACGGTACTTGATAATGTAGTTATGGCCCTGGGTAAGAACAACTATACCGGGTTTATCAATATATTCAAAATCAGTCATACCGGTGAAAATGTGGAAAAGGCAAGACAGCTTCTGAAAAGGGTAGGTATCCTTGATTACCAGTATGAGAAAGCGGAAAACCTGAGCCTGGGCTACAAAAGGAGGCTGGAAATAGCAAGGGCCCTTGCCCTCGATCCGGTTATCCTCATGCTGGATGAACCCTGTGCCGGTTTGAGCTATGATGCAACTCGGGAGTTTATGGAGATGATCTACCGGCTCAAGGAACAGGGGGCGACCATAGTGATAGTTGAGCATAATATGCAGGTAGCCATGGGGGTAAGTGACAGGATTGTGGTGTTAAACTACGGCGAAAAGATCGCCGAAGGGCCGCCTGAACGTATAAAGCAGGACCCATACGTAATAGAAGCCTACCTGGGGAAGGATGATGAAAGTGCTTAG
- the cas10 gene encoding type III-B CRISPR-associated protein Cas10/Cmr2 has protein sequence MSRSLVLFSIGPVQNFIDKARKTSDLYAGSSMLSDLIEFAIDTLKKREPGADIVFPDKDIKSKPNRFVAVIENQNDRMGLKETCVYVENSVKRKMVSTAKGLFRTLGYEYEPPGFVRQAESFLEVYWVVLPIKEQPYHVRYQEIDRLLNAVKNTRIFEQLTEGITQNKVGETGRKCSLCGERNALVYSSEDKESDKINPKTGLKRNFIAPTAVNIFHSLKKKAPFPLAEGEGLCAVCFTKRFYRHDEPLSAFPSTAEMALMDTLYKLDDRNVANYRKLFGDVFDEALFYEENLTERYFKKYKYPIGALERAKTMLKHIYESAETKGLKFSGYYAAVVLDGDDMGRWLSGEFLQDKSRLLRFHKSLSKKLGGYAREVNGILVPPKGKVVYAGGDDVLGFINLNYLAGVLDELRRKFPKLEELETTCREKKSSASLGVAVAHYKTPLSEVLTWARRMKDEAKREEDKNSLAVALIKRSGETVKTIFGWEMENGSPVTRVLGKIIDELKQGNFSKSFIRNIRAEFNPLLDSNGHYNARYIVREEIKRLVSRACMIKKGPDEDERDFENRKRLKISELVEILLKLMSESRSLNDYFSFLDIAAFIGKEVNDEQGKNL, from the coding sequence ATGAGCAGATCCTTAGTTTTGTTTTCTATAGGGCCCGTACAGAACTTTATCGACAAAGCAAGAAAGACCTCCGATTTATATGCAGGCAGCAGTATGCTATCAGACCTGATAGAATTTGCAATAGATACACTCAAAAAAAGGGAACCGGGAGCTGATATAGTTTTCCCAGATAAGGATATTAAATCAAAGCCTAATCGTTTTGTTGCGGTAATCGAGAATCAAAATGACCGGATGGGCCTTAAAGAAACATGTGTTTATGTTGAAAACAGTGTAAAAAGAAAAATGGTATCAACCGCTAAAGGATTATTTAGAACCCTCGGGTATGAGTATGAACCACCTGGATTTGTTCGGCAGGCAGAGAGCTTTCTGGAAGTGTACTGGGTAGTCCTTCCTATTAAGGAACAACCTTACCATGTAAGATACCAAGAAATTGATAGGCTGCTGAATGCGGTGAAAAATACACGAATATTTGAACAGCTGACCGAGGGTATAACACAAAATAAAGTAGGAGAAACAGGAAGAAAATGCAGTCTGTGCGGGGAGAGAAATGCCCTTGTTTATAGCAGTGAAGATAAGGAATCGGATAAAATCAACCCCAAAACAGGTTTAAAACGTAATTTCATAGCCCCAACTGCAGTTAATATCTTCCACTCCCTGAAGAAAAAGGCCCCTTTTCCGCTAGCTGAAGGAGAAGGGCTGTGTGCCGTTTGTTTTACAAAGAGGTTTTACAGGCATGATGAACCATTATCAGCATTTCCATCAACGGCGGAAATGGCTTTAATGGATACATTATATAAACTTGATGACCGAAATGTTGCTAATTACAGAAAGCTGTTCGGGGATGTTTTCGATGAAGCCCTTTTCTACGAAGAAAACCTGACCGAAAGATACTTTAAAAAGTACAAATACCCTATTGGTGCCCTTGAACGGGCGAAAACCATGCTGAAACACATTTATGAAAGCGCAGAAACTAAAGGCTTGAAATTCTCCGGTTACTATGCCGCTGTAGTGCTGGATGGGGACGATATGGGTAGGTGGCTGTCAGGGGAGTTTTTGCAGGACAAAAGCCGATTATTAAGATTTCATAAAAGCCTGAGTAAAAAACTGGGGGGATATGCTCGGGAGGTAAATGGGATTTTAGTTCCGCCTAAAGGCAAGGTGGTTTATGCCGGAGGTGATGATGTTTTAGGCTTTATTAACCTTAACTACCTGGCAGGTGTATTGGATGAACTAAGGAGGAAATTCCCGAAACTTGAGGAACTGGAAACAACTTGCCGCGAAAAGAAATCATCTGCATCTTTAGGGGTGGCGGTTGCCCATTACAAAACCCCTTTATCGGAAGTGCTGACTTGGGCCAGGAGAATGAAGGATGAAGCCAAAAGAGAAGAAGATAAGAATTCCCTGGCCGTTGCTTTGATAAAACGTTCAGGGGAGACGGTGAAAACGATCTTTGGCTGGGAAATGGAAAACGGCAGCCCGGTTACCCGAGTATTGGGTAAAATTATCGATGAACTAAAACAAGGGAATTTTTCAAAGTCGTTCATAAGAAACATCAGGGCCGAGTTCAATCCTTTACTCGATTCGAACGGGCATTATAATGCAAGGTATATAGTTAGAGAAGAAATAAAAAGACTCGTGAGCCGTGCCTGCATGATAAAGAAAGGGCCCGATGAGGATGAAAGGGATTTTGAAAACAGGAAACGATTGAAAATAAGCGAGTTAGTGGAGATCCTTTTAAAGCTGATGTCTGAAAGCAGGTCCCTGAATGATTATTTTAGTTTCCTGGATATAGCGGCTTTCATAGGGAAGGAGGTAAACGATGAACAGGGAAAAAACCTGTGA
- a CDS encoding ABC transporter ATP-binding protein encodes MLRLENIDAYYGQSQALTDVSIDIKEGEFVTIIGANGAGKTTIMKCIMGLHRPRRGRIYFRNRDITNMEPWDRAALGIGYIPEGRRVFPDLTVEENLRMGGYRIVDRKRLENNLEKCFRLFPRLKERKSQAARTMSGGEQQMLAIARALMSDPVLLLIDEISMGLMPILVNHSLEIVKKLHGEGITVLLVEQNASKALKAADRGYVLETGRITLQDTSENLRNNDEVIRAYLGA; translated from the coding sequence GTGCTTAGACTTGAGAACATTGATGCCTACTACGGCCAGTCACAGGCCCTTACAGATGTTAGTATAGATATTAAAGAAGGGGAATTCGTGACCATAATCGGTGCCAATGGAGCCGGCAAGACCACCATTATGAAATGTATAATGGGGCTGCACAGACCAAGAAGGGGTAGAATATATTTCAGAAACCGGGATATTACTAATATGGAACCCTGGGATAGGGCTGCTCTCGGTATAGGGTATATACCGGAGGGGCGCAGGGTTTTCCCTGACCTGACGGTAGAAGAAAATCTCAGGATGGGCGGTTATAGGATTGTCGATAGGAAGCGGTTGGAAAACAACCTGGAGAAGTGTTTTCGACTCTTCCCAAGGCTGAAGGAAAGGAAAAGCCAGGCAGCCAGGACAATGAGCGGCGGGGAGCAGCAGATGCTGGCCATCGCCAGGGCTCTCATGTCTGATCCCGTGCTGCTTTTAATAGACGAGATATCCATGGGGCTCATGCCCATACTGGTAAACCATTCCCTTGAGATAGTTAAAAAACTCCACGGGGAAGGTATTACGGTGCTCCTGGTGGAACAGAACGCCAGCAAGGCCCTGAAGGCTGCCGACAGGGGCTATGTGCTGGAAACGGGGAGAATAACCCTCCAGGATACCAGCGAGAACCTGAGGAACAATGATGAGGTCATTAGGGCGTATCTGGGAGCATAA
- the cmr3 gene encoding type III-B CRISPR module-associated protein Cmr3, producing the protein MNREKTCETIRIEALDTLFFRDGRPFTKGEETWAWGMFPPVPSVLYGALRSVYFSGDIGKLPMANERNDPTGKLELTGSYISIENLSYFPLPLDCVQFKDAQKDEEDRVFVLDLFENNDGINSCPNGWILKYSGDRPVAAVEGGLISKIELFRYLKTGQGPLTISRLSEHLKSEAKIGNALSRATRRAEDEMLYRVGMFRPKGLNLMVKFRGLEIPERGLMKLGGEGKAAFYERVENEDFSADIEISDNRFKLYFAAPAIFKKGWLPSWIDVDENGSFKGNYKGVRVRLLAAAVGKPLYVGGFDIKAKRPKPMFRSVPAGSVYYFRLEEGSISRVIDIFHNKTVSDYYQAQGFGWAFIGRM; encoded by the coding sequence ATGAACAGGGAAAAAACCTGTGAAACCATCAGGATTGAAGCCCTGGATACCCTTTTTTTCAGAGATGGCCGGCCATTTACAAAGGGGGAAGAGACCTGGGCCTGGGGTATGTTTCCGCCCGTGCCGTCTGTCTTGTATGGAGCCCTCCGAAGCGTCTATTTTTCAGGCGATATAGGGAAATTACCTATGGCCAATGAAAGAAACGACCCGACGGGGAAACTGGAACTCACCGGAAGCTATATTAGTATTGAAAATCTTTCGTATTTCCCGCTGCCCCTTGACTGTGTCCAGTTCAAAGATGCCCAAAAGGATGAAGAGGACAGGGTTTTTGTCCTGGACCTGTTTGAAAATAACGATGGTATTAACAGCTGTCCGAACGGCTGGATTTTAAAGTACTCTGGAGACCGGCCCGTTGCAGCAGTCGAAGGCGGTTTGATTAGTAAAATTGAGCTTTTTAGATATTTGAAAACAGGGCAGGGCCCTCTAACGATAAGCAGGCTTTCGGAACACCTGAAATCTGAAGCTAAAATCGGAAATGCCCTTTCAAGGGCAACCCGGAGGGCAGAAGACGAGATGCTGTACAGGGTGGGGATGTTCAGACCCAAAGGGCTGAATCTTATGGTTAAGTTTAGAGGTCTTGAAATCCCGGAAAGGGGCTTGATGAAGCTCGGAGGGGAAGGGAAAGCGGCCTTCTATGAAAGGGTCGAAAATGAAGATTTTTCGGCAGATATAGAAATCAGTGATAATAGATTTAAACTCTATTTTGCAGCACCGGCCATTTTTAAAAAAGGCTGGCTTCCATCATGGATCGATGTTGATGAAAATGGTTCTTTTAAGGGGAACTATAAAGGAGTCAGGGTTCGTCTGCTGGCAGCGGCTGTAGGAAAGCCTTTGTATGTCGGGGGTTTTGATATTAAGGCCAAAAGGCCCAAGCCCATGTTCAGATCCGTTCCGGCCGGGAGTGTATATTATTTTCGGCTTGAAGAAGGCAGTATCTCCCGCGTAATTGATATCTTCCATAACAAAACGGTATCAGATTACTATCAAGCTCAAGGGTTCGGATGGGCCTTTATAGGGAGGATGTGA
- a CDS encoding HI0074 family nucleotidyltransferase substrate-binding subunit produces the protein MNDRLEKQYNDFERAYENLRTGAKEAKTELEIDGVIKRFELCYETSWKLIKTYLEYQGIICKTPRICFKEAFNNDLINNVDTWLKMIDDRNLLVHTYTFEQSRKIFEHINEEFLNAFKNLKDTVKKRLSKEN, from the coding sequence ATGAACGACAGGCTTGAAAAACAGTATAATGACTTCGAAAGGGCCTATGAAAATCTAAGAACAGGGGCTAAAGAGGCCAAAACGGAGCTGGAGATAGACGGTGTTATTAAAAGGTTTGAGCTTTGTTACGAAACAAGCTGGAAGCTTATCAAGACCTATCTTGAATACCAGGGTATAATCTGTAAAACTCCGAGGATATGTTTTAAGGAAGCCTTTAATAATGACCTGATTAATAATGTGGATACCTGGCTTAAAATGATCGATGACAGAAACCTTTTAGTCCACACTTATACCTTTGAACAGTCCAGAAAAATTTTTGAACATATTAATGAAGAATTCCTTAATGCTTTTAAAAACTTAAAAGATACGGTGAAGAAGAGGCTATCAAAGGAAAATTAA
- the cmr1 gene encoding type III-B CRISPR module RAMP protein Cmr1, producing the protein MYSLKLKLEMISPLFMYGAGKKGKPEVRLTEFKGLMRFWWRAVRALDDINALKNEEIKIFGGISEKESIKSPIKLSIKGAGDNETAENLEEEIKRCVSKNAEQNSKAVMYLLYSVYSIRKLPFYKWGGNFELTVTGKNREAFKKAAASLWCLIYLGGVGMRSRRGAGNLAVIDAEGDSFGLEFMSTVESPEEMAGWIVENFNRVRDIIGIPPNFCYSYSNLSFSRFIISARPFNTWVEALEDIGKYYMKFRKENVRRIESGVFGLPVVHGMRSKKRTTISGIRHRGDGGRGNSFNRRPSPLIIKVIKNGKLFYWLAIRLSGEFLPEGAVLEWNGETKKPSYSIIDEFWADLKEGGNEYILSNPKRLDKIKEELISKLQPTKIVLFGSRARGDAGRKSDIDIGVETARPLASVELLDVDLLNLNSINESFREAVEREGVVLYERQA; encoded by the coding sequence ATGTATTCTCTAAAATTGAAATTAGAAATGATTTCGCCACTATTTATGTACGGTGCCGGAAAGAAGGGCAAACCCGAAGTCAGATTAACTGAGTTCAAAGGCTTGATGCGCTTTTGGTGGAGGGCTGTAAGGGCTCTAGATGATATTAACGCTTTAAAAAATGAGGAGATTAAAATTTTCGGCGGGATTTCTGAAAAGGAATCGATAAAGAGCCCCATTAAGCTCTCTATTAAAGGTGCAGGAGACAATGAGACCGCCGAAAATTTAGAGGAAGAGATAAAAAGATGTGTAAGCAAAAACGCGGAACAAAATAGCAAAGCTGTCATGTACTTATTATATTCTGTATATTCTATAAGGAAATTGCCCTTTTACAAATGGGGAGGGAACTTTGAATTAACAGTTACAGGGAAAAATAGGGAAGCCTTCAAAAAGGCTGCAGCCTCCCTCTGGTGTTTAATCTATCTGGGTGGGGTCGGCATGCGTTCAAGAAGGGGTGCGGGTAATTTGGCTGTAATTGATGCTGAAGGTGATTCATTCGGCCTTGAATTTATGTCAACAGTGGAGAGCCCGGAGGAAATGGCTGGCTGGATAGTAGAAAACTTTAATAGAGTAAGGGATATAATAGGAATTCCGCCTAATTTCTGTTATTCCTATTCGAATTTGAGTTTTTCAAGGTTTATTATTTCTGCAAGGCCTTTCAACACATGGGTTGAAGCTTTGGAGGACATAGGGAAATACTACATGAAGTTTAGGAAGGAAAACGTCCGGAGGATAGAAAGCGGTGTATTCGGGCTTCCCGTTGTCCACGGAATGCGTTCAAAAAAAAGAACCACAATATCTGGTATAAGGCACAGAGGAGATGGAGGTAGAGGAAACAGTTTTAACAGGAGGCCATCTCCCCTTATTATAAAGGTCATAAAAAACGGAAAACTGTTCTACTGGCTGGCAATCAGACTTTCGGGAGAATTCCTGCCCGAAGGGGCTGTGCTTGAATGGAATGGAGAAACAAAAAAACCTTCATATTCTATAATAGATGAGTTTTGGGCCGATTTGAAAGAGGGCGGGAACGAATACATACTTTCGAACCCTAAAAGGCTTGATAAAATAAAAGAAGAATTGATAAGCAAATTACAGCCGACAAAGATAGTGCTTTTCGGTTCAAGGGCAAGGGGGGATGCCGGAAGGAAATCGGACATCGATATAGGGGTTGAAACGGCAAGACCTCTTGCATCAGTTGAGCTGTTGGATGTAGACCTTTTGAATTTAAACAGTATAAATGAAAGCTTCAGAGAAGCCGTGGAAAGGGAAGGGGTGGTGCTGTATGAACGACAGGCTTGA